The Microcoleus sp. AS-A8 genome segment CTGTTCGGACAACTGGAGACGGTGGCGACGCTACAGCAGGGGCCGGTGCTGGGGCTGGTTTCTGTTTGACGGGCATCTCGGCTTTTTGCCCATCAAGAGATTCTACATCCGAAAGCAGCACGGTCATTTTCATCAAGCCAAAGCGCACCGTGAGTTCACCATCCTCATCCGGGGCACTCAGTACCTCAGCCGTCTGATTTAAGCGAGGAATACGGATGCGATCGCCTACTTTGGGTCTAAAGCTAGGTTTCTCTTTAGCAGGCGGCTTTGCCGGGAGACGGCGTTGGGCAATTTCTTGGAGAGCGTCGGTTGCTTTTTGGGCATTTTGAGCGCTTTTCGGCCCTTGCTGCAACGTCCGAATCACTTGGGCGATTTCTTCCTTGGCTTGGATCAGCGCTTCCTGTACAGCGCGTTCCTGAGACAGCTTCAACGTCCGTTCCCGCTCATTTAACAGCCTTGCCCGATCTGATACCTCTTGATGCAGGCGTTCTGCCTGTTGGAGTAACTGGGTTGCCTCTTTTGCCTTCGTTTCCTGACGACGCCGTTGGGCTTCTAAACCCGCAATCACTTGGTTGATATCTTCAGATGCACCGCCGATTAGCGTTTGAGCCTGATCAACCACGTTGGCATTTAACCCCAAACGTCGTGCCACCGACAGCGCGTTAGAACGCCCTGGAATACCCCAAAGTAACCTATAAGTGGGTTGGAGAGTACTATCATCAAACTCAACCGAAGCATTCTCAAATCGCTCATCTTGATATTTCAGCGCCTTGAGTTCGCCATAGTGAGTCGTGGCAACGGTTAACTGCGCTGCATCTGCTAAGTGTTGCAACAGAGCGATTGCCAAAGCACTCCCCTCCGCCGGATCAGTTCCCGCACCGACTTCATCCAACAATACTAAAGAGGGACTAGGGAGTGGGGTTGAAGGGTTTTCGGGGGTTGAAGGTTGAAGAAGGTTAGAAGTTTGTGCATCGTCTTGCCAACTTTCAACCTGGGCTATGTCCTCGGATGAGTTTTGGCGCTGCGCTAACAATGTGTCAACCTTCAACGCTTCCGCGTCCCCGCTGATTCCCTCAAGAATGCGACTGATTCGGCGAATGTGACCCGAAAAAGTTGATAAACTCTGCTCGATAGACTGTTCATCCCCAATATCGGCTAATACCTGCTCAAACCAAGGCAGTTCCACCGGTTCTCTGGCTGGGACGAATAGACCGACCTTGGCCATCAGTGCTGCCAAGCCCAGGGTTTTCAAAGTGACTGTTTTACCCCCCGTATTGGGGCCAGTAATCGCCACTACTCGAATGGATGGCTGAATCTGCACGTTAATCGGGACAACGGGTGTACCCTGTTCGTGCTGCTGCTGCCAGACTAACAACGGATGTCGGAGTTCGCGCAGCGTAATAATTTCTCCAGCCTGACGGTCAATAAATCGGGGTGGATTGGCTTGTAACCACAAGCTATACCGTGCTTTTGCCGTTGCCAGATCCAGCGCTGTTGCCACGGCTAACAACTTTTCTAAGTCGGGCTTAACGGCTGCCACCTGCTGTGTCAGAGCACGCAGGATCGCTTCTTCTTCGGTTTGCTCTTGACGCCGATGGATTCTAAGCTGATTCGAGAGTCCGACAATCGCATTGGGTTCAATATAAACCGTAGCACCCGTGCTGGAGGTATCGTGCACAATACCGGGAATCGCATCTTTCTGGGGTGCTTTGACCGGGATAACAAAGCGATCGCCTCTTTGGGTAATTACCTGTTGCTGAACGGCACCACCTTGACGCTGCAAAATCCCCTGAAGAACTTGATAAATTCGGTCGCGCAAGGATTTAAGCTTGAGCCGTATTCCCGCCAACTTGGGGCTGGCTCGATCCGCTACATCGCCTCGTTCATCGATGCTGTGGTGGATTTCTTGCTCCAGTTCTGGATAAGTTCGCACCTCTGCCACCAACTCACTAAGGATGGGCACGTCTTCTTGGTCGTCAATCATACGACGCAAGCGACGCACGCCAGCCAGTGTAGTGGCGATCGCTAACAGTTCCTCTCCTGACAAAAGTCCTTGAAGTTCTGCTCTCTCCAACGACTCGCCAATATCCTGGATTCCCTCAAAGGACAACCCACTGGTTAACCGTGCCTCTAATTGGTAAACTTCCTTCGTCTGAGCCAGTAAGCACAGGCTCTCAGACGGTGTAGCTGGTGGTTGGAGATGAAAAGCTGCGATCGCTCCCAGCTTTGTCGCCGCAAATGTAGCCAGATGCTGGCACAAGCGTGACCATTCTAGTAGTTGTAAGGTTTCAGATTGAATCAAATTGAATCAAAAATTTCAGATTTTAAAGCTTTCCCTAACGTCATTATGGGACAATTTTCCAATTCGCCGCGAGTGGGATTAACCGTAATGTTCCTTTTCTCACTTCCCCACCCTCATCCTCATCCTCATCCTCATCCTCGTATGAGTTCCGGCCCTACTCCTCCTTACTCCTGTTGTGAGGAGGGATTGACTATCTTTAAGTTTCCATCACCGCCAAAAATGGCTAAGCCTGCAAATTGTCATGCGGTGGTAAACAACTGTTGATCACCCAACCGGCCTCTTCCCAAGGTTCCAGCGGCACAATTGAGTAGCGAGCCACAGTCTCCTCAATTTGTTTAATCTCGTCAGCGGCGACTGCCTTAAATATCTCATCTAATGCTTCCCTGTCTTGAGCCGTCAGGGGAATGCTTAGACTCGCCGAATTGCTATCCATTTTTTCTAGGCTTAATTAATGTATTTGTGTCTTATGGACGGTTAACCTTTAAGAATTATTACAAATATTGACAGAGCCGCCTCCTTCACTCTACTGAGATTCACGCTTCAGCGATTCCGACTCTAGAAGGAGGAAATGCATAGAAAATGTTTTTCGGCAAGAGTTTGCCAAAAATAATCAAGCGTAGCGCACCAGCAGAGCTTTTCACTACCGTGGGCAATTGCTACAAGCCTTAGTACTTTACTTTGCTACTGCGGCACCATTCACACTGATGCGCTTAACTCATCCAATTACTAGCTTGCCAAGTTATAGCTGTTGTGTGTAAATTTTGTGAAATTAGTGTACGAGTCACTCAATAATTGAAATTTGGAACTCGTTGCGCTGGCAACAAAGTAACCTGTTTAGCTCTCTTTTTTATAGCCAAAAATTACTTTAATTAAAAACTATGTTTGGCCTCAATTAATTCTTGATAAATGCCGACAATCTTTTGAGCCTTTCGTTCCCATTCGAAGTCTTGAACCCTTTCAACAGCTTTGATTGACATGGTTTTCCGAAGCGGCTCATCTTTGACCAGCAACTTAATTTTATCCGTAACTTCTTGTACTAGGTATTCCCTCGAAATAGGGTCTATCTTAAAACCCGTTTCTTCGGTGACATATTCCGCAATTCCGCCATTGTTAGCCACTATGCAGGGAAGCCCACAAGCCATTGCTTCCAACACCACAGCCCCCCCAAATTCTCGAATTGAAGGGAAGCAAAAGATATCGGATTGGCTGTAATATTCGAGGGTTTGTTGTTGATTAATCCAGCCGACAAAACTAACTGTCTGGCCTAAATTCAACTCCTGGACTTGTTTTTCGAGATTAGCTCTTTCCGAGCCGTCACCGACGATTGAAAGAGAAATTTTGTCTTGAATTTCTTTGTCTAAGTGACTAATTGCTTCAATAACAACATCCGCACATTTATAAGGAACTAATCTTCCCACAAAAAGCAACTTAACTTTGCTGCCATCACTTGCATTCTTAGCCCGACTTAAAAAATCTTTGGAGATGCCGTTCTCATAGAAGAGTTCAGTTTTATCATTCGGAATTGCAAACATCTCTTTCAACATTTGCAATGTATAGGCTGAACCCACTAAAATTTTATCAGCTTTTTTGTAAGTCTCTACATACCCTGGTATTAATGAGCGTCCCAAGGTTCTCAAAAAATTTAAGTTCGCTGATTCCTGCTTGGCTGTTTCTTTAAATCCACTTGGGAAAGGAAGCCCTCCATTCACAGGCCCAAGCAGAAAAGGAGTTTTTGTACACGCCTTAACGACTTTATGAGGGTATCTCGGCATCATCGGAGTTAAGGCATGAACGATATCATAATCTCCGTTCAATATTGACTGTTTAAATTGCTGGTATACCTTATTATCAAATTCTCCGTAAATGGGATAGGTCAAAGTATGATATAAAGGCCAGTTAATTCGTCCTTTCGTCGCAAACCCCTCTACGAAATTATAGTACTTGGTATTAAACTCACCTTGGGGAATATAAATAACTTTTTTGTGATCTGTTTTTGTTTCAAAGGCATCCCTATTCCTTTCATGAGTAACAAGGGTTACATCAACAATGCGATCGATTTCTTTAAATAAGTTATAAGCGACAAAGGGGACAGAAGGAAAAGTAGGGTTGCATTGCTCTACAACCATTAAAACTTTTATTTTTTTGTGATCCATGGATTTTTTCTCCCAAACTGACTGAATCTACAGCAGATTAGCTTGTTCGATATAAGCTAAGGACTTTGATAAATTAATCGTTATTATTACTACATCTGCTTTAGTACTGAATCCGCATTTTTTACAAAATACTAAAGCCCAAATAATAGTTGCGGTAAAATACAACCCGCCTCTAGTTATACACAAAAATTAAGTTTTGTCAATATAACTTTAAATCACTGAACCCCTTTAGAGCTCAACCGTTGAAAGCACTCAACCGTCCCTGTAGGCAAACTCGGTTCAACTTCAGCTAGAAAATCAAGTTGAGATTCTGGACTAGGAGCCGTTGGAGTATCCGTTGTTAGCGATCGCAAGACTCACTATGGATGCGTATCGGCTCATAATTCTTTTCAGCTTTACTTTTTGATCATTTTTTCAAACGTTAATCTGCTCTTGGTGAGCGATCGCCCCATTCTGTTTCTAGGTTGCACCGTTACAGGGGTGAATCTGCCCTAGCCTCCCAGGATAAAACCCCTGCTTGTCTCCTTCCCGCCAGGGAAACTCGAACTCATAGGAAGAGGACTCAAGCAGAGTCAGGAAAGAATCTCTAGTTTGATAATGACAAAAGAATCTTAATAATAGGCTCTACTCAGGCACTGTGCGTCTTAGATGGAGTAATGAATCATGCGTTTGACTTTTCTGGATATCCCCAGTGACAAGTCCTGCTTCCACTTGGTAGAATTAGAGACTCATCAATTTATATCCCGAATATTTCAAAACTTCAGCAATCCACGCCCTCAAGATTGCAACCTTCAAGCGT includes the following:
- a CDS encoding endonuclease MutS2; translated protein: MIQSETLQLLEWSRLCQHLATFAATKLGAIAAFHLQPPATPSESLCLLAQTKEVYQLEARLTSGLSFEGIQDIGESLERAELQGLLSGEELLAIATTLAGVRRLRRMIDDQEDVPILSELVAEVRTYPELEQEIHHSIDERGDVADRASPKLAGIRLKLKSLRDRIYQVLQGILQRQGGAVQQQVITQRGDRFVIPVKAPQKDAIPGIVHDTSSTGATVYIEPNAIVGLSNQLRIHRRQEQTEEEAILRALTQQVAAVKPDLEKLLAVATALDLATAKARYSLWLQANPPRFIDRQAGEIITLRELRHPLLVWQQQHEQGTPVVPINVQIQPSIRVVAITGPNTGGKTVTLKTLGLAALMAKVGLFVPAREPVELPWFEQVLADIGDEQSIEQSLSTFSGHIRRISRILEGISGDAEALKVDTLLAQRQNSSEDIAQVESWQDDAQTSNLLQPSTPENPSTPLPSPSLVLLDEVGAGTDPAEGSALAIALLQHLADAAQLTVATTHYGELKALKYQDERFENASVEFDDSTLQPTYRLLWGIPGRSNALSVARRLGLNANVVDQAQTLIGGASEDINQVIAGLEAQRRRQETKAKEATQLLQQAERLHQEVSDRARLLNERERTLKLSQERAVQEALIQAKEEIAQVIRTLQQGPKSAQNAQKATDALQEIAQRRLPAKPPAKEKPSFRPKVGDRIRIPRLNQTAEVLSAPDEDGELTVRFGLMKMTVLLSDVESLDGQKAEMPVKQKPAPAPAPAVASPPSPVVRTAKNTIDIRGKHVADAEFDLEQAISAATQLGTLWIIHGKGTGKLRQGVHAFLERHPLVERFELAEQAEGGTGVTLAYLK
- a CDS encoding glycosyltransferase family 4 protein; this encodes MDHKKIKVLMVVEQCNPTFPSVPFVAYNLFKEIDRIVDVTLVTHERNRDAFETKTDHKKVIYIPQGEFNTKYYNFVEGFATKGRINWPLYHTLTYPIYGEFDNKVYQQFKQSILNGDYDIVHALTPMMPRYPHKVVKACTKTPFLLGPVNGGLPFPSGFKETAKQESANLNFLRTLGRSLIPGYVETYKKADKILVGSAYTLQMLKEMFAIPNDKTELFYENGISKDFLSRAKNASDGSKVKLLFVGRLVPYKCADVVIEAISHLDKEIQDKISLSIVGDGSERANLEKQVQELNLGQTVSFVGWINQQQTLEYYSQSDIFCFPSIREFGGAVVLEAMACGLPCIVANNGGIAEYVTEETGFKIDPISREYLVQEVTDKIKLLVKDEPLRKTMSIKAVERVQDFEWERKAQKIVGIYQELIEAKHSF